The following are encoded in a window of bacterium SCSIO 12643 genomic DNA:
- a CDS encoding PAS domain S-box protein, whose product MYIDRFEKTDMLDLLGKMLVHIDADYRVIDVNADTCKVLGYTKAEMLGKNWFNHFVPDEDSPLNSYSVEKMDEFYDTPVLTKYGKERMISWQKTTIYDEESGDILSYVCIGDDITKHENYLTTLHKISSLLLDYSPEVPYKEFVRLVGDAGNADHTYIFLNTYDEDGKISANKVSEWGRNMFLDNDDDLPGLKYLVVNEFATELTDKLKSGEVINLRTSSFPKWEQEFFSELNIKAILLIPIIVDEEFFGFIGFDNRETEREWTYSELEFLKAAVKNLEQRIIRSKTLEALKNQNLRFQATMDAIESIIIVSDLQSNEVIYLNKYGQNTLGSVVGKSFTDVLDIDGDLPKEYIDNTLLLSGSGEPADTREWEFFSQSNDVFYNCQVKAIKWIDNKWVRLETVTDVSSKKENEISLKASEAKFRKLSTITVEGIIIHEQGIVSDANEAFSQLFQYSLDELIGVNIINLIVLPEYHEGVYENLKVKNPKAYEIQARKKNGDIIPVEVKAKSISYDNEVLRVVAIRDITERKEAEKELIRQKNKAEESNKLKTQFLNNMSHEIRTPLNGIVGFTQFLDDPELSDEKKKHFISIIQSSSNQLVRIIDDIIEISKLETKQVKPIYEEVNLNSLLLELFSIFELKAKEMNLSLHLIKGLSDHDSMIYTDKTKLLKVLNNLVENALKFTHQGEVEIGYRLNNGQLRIWVKDSGIGVPAENQKIIFERFSQAEKNTSKVYGGLGLGLSIAKENTNLLGGEITIESELNKGATFNVIIPYNPVNLDHKADVEEILENDQFKVLIAEDEEVNFMFLEFLLQDMTSDIHIVNVRNGKNAVEYCQDHHDVDLVFMDLKMPILDGFQATKQIKSEQPEIPIVAISAYSGVEDKERAKNVGCDDFLTKPIDVEKFKEICQKYIAELVV is encoded by the coding sequence ATGTACATAGATAGATTCGAAAAAACCGATATGCTTGACCTGCTTGGCAAAATGCTCGTTCACATTGATGCAGATTATAGAGTAATTGATGTAAACGCAGATACATGTAAGGTTTTGGGGTACACCAAAGCTGAGATGCTAGGAAAAAACTGGTTTAATCATTTTGTCCCGGATGAGGATTCTCCATTGAACAGTTATAGTGTGGAAAAAATGGATGAGTTTTACGACACTCCTGTTTTGACAAAGTATGGGAAAGAAAGAATGATATCCTGGCAGAAAACCACGATTTATGATGAAGAAAGTGGGGATATCTTGAGTTACGTATGTATTGGTGATGATATAACCAAACATGAAAATTACCTGACCACATTACACAAAATTTCTTCTTTACTTCTGGATTATAGTCCGGAAGTTCCATACAAAGAATTTGTACGTTTAGTAGGAGATGCGGGGAATGCAGATCATACCTATATATTTTTAAATACCTATGATGAAGACGGGAAAATCTCAGCGAATAAGGTCAGTGAGTGGGGGCGGAATATGTTCCTGGACAATGATGACGATCTTCCCGGATTAAAGTATTTGGTGGTCAATGAATTTGCTACAGAATTAACGGATAAGTTAAAATCCGGAGAGGTGATTAATCTGAGAACATCATCGTTTCCTAAATGGGAACAAGAATTTTTTTCAGAGTTGAATATTAAAGCGATCTTATTAATTCCAATCATTGTAGATGAAGAGTTTTTTGGCTTTATCGGTTTTGATAACCGTGAAACAGAAAGAGAGTGGACATATTCTGAATTGGAGTTTTTGAAAGCTGCGGTGAAAAACCTGGAGCAGCGAATCATTCGATCTAAAACTTTAGAGGCGCTTAAAAATCAGAACTTACGATTTCAAGCCACAATGGATGCAATTGAATCCATTATAATCGTATCTGATTTGCAATCGAATGAGGTTATTTATTTGAATAAATACGGCCAGAATACATTAGGAAGTGTAGTAGGTAAGTCTTTTACAGATGTATTAGATATTGATGGAGATTTACCAAAAGAATATATAGATAATACTTTATTATTATCGGGGAGTGGAGAACCTGCTGATACAAGGGAATGGGAGTTCTTTAGTCAATCGAATGATGTCTTTTATAATTGTCAGGTAAAGGCCATCAAATGGATTGATAATAAATGGGTAAGATTAGAAACCGTAACGGATGTTTCATCAAAAAAGGAGAATGAAATTTCCCTCAAGGCAAGTGAGGCGAAGTTTCGTAAACTGTCTACGATTACGGTCGAAGGAATTATTATTCACGAACAAGGAATTGTAAGTGATGCCAATGAAGCTTTTAGTCAGTTGTTTCAGTATAGTTTAGATGAACTTATTGGAGTGAATATTATTAACCTAATTGTCTTACCAGAGTACCATGAAGGAGTTTACGAGAATTTAAAAGTAAAGAATCCAAAAGCTTACGAGATTCAGGCGCGAAAGAAAAATGGGGATATCATTCCGGTAGAAGTAAAGGCCAAGAGTATTTCATATGATAATGAAGTATTAAGAGTAGTTGCCATTCGAGATATTACCGAAAGAAAAGAAGCGGAGAAAGAGCTGATTAGACAGAAAAATAAAGCGGAAGAGAGTAATAAATTGAAGACACAATTTTTGAATAATATGTCTCATGAAATACGCACTCCGTTAAATGGTATTGTGGGTTTTACGCAGTTTTTGGATGATCCTGAATTATCTGATGAAAAGAAGAAACATTTCATTAGCATTATTCAGAGCAGTAGTAATCAATTGGTACGTATTATTGATGACATCATTGAAATATCGAAGCTTGAAACGAAGCAGGTTAAACCGATCTATGAGGAGGTGAATTTGAATTCATTGTTGTTAGAACTATTCTCCATATTTGAGTTAAAGGCTAAAGAAATGAATTTGTCATTACATCTGATCAAGGGACTAAGTGATCATGATAGTATGATATACACAGATAAAACCAAGCTACTCAAAGTATTGAATAATCTGGTGGAAAATGCACTAAAATTCACTCATCAGGGAGAAGTGGAAATTGGTTATAGGTTGAATAATGGTCAGCTGAGAATATGGGTGAAAGATTCCGGAATAGGTGTGCCTGCTGAGAATCAGAAAATCATTTTCGAACGCTTTTCTCAAGCGGAAAAAAACACTTCTAAAGTTTATGGAGGATTAGGCCTGGGATTATCCATAGCAAAAGAAAATACGAATCTTCTGGGGGGAGAGATTACCATTGAATCGGAGTTGAATAAAGGAGCTACCTTTAATGTAATTATCCCATATAATCCGGTTAATTTGGATCATAAAGCTGATGTAGAGGAAATATTAGAAAATGATCAATTTAAAGTATTGATTGCTGAAGATGAAGAAGTAAATTTCATGTTTTTAGAATTCCTTTTACAGGATATGACAAGTGATATTCACATTGTGAATGTTAGGAATGGAAAAAATGCGGTAGAATACTGTCAGGATCACCATGATGTAGATCTGGTCTTTATGGATCTTAAAATGCCAATTTTAGATGGTTTTCAGGCTACTAAACAAATTAAGAGTGAACAACCTGAGATTCCAATCGTAGCTATTTCGGCATATTCAGGAGTAGAAGATAAGGAGCGCGCAAAAAATGTAGGTTGTGATGATTTCCTCACAAAACCAATAGATGTAGAGAAGTTTAAAGAGATTTGTCAAAAATATATTGCGGAATTAGTCGTTTAA